The following are from one region of the Canis lupus baileyi chromosome 25, mCanLup2.hap1, whole genome shotgun sequence genome:
- the ZNF385A gene encoding zinc finger protein 385A isoform X2, producing the protein MILGSLSRAGPLPLLRQPPIMQPPLDLKQILPFPLEPAPTLGLFSNYSTMDPVQKAVLSHTFGGPLLKTKRPVISCNVCQIRFNSQSQAEAHYKGNRHARRVKGIEAAKTRGREPGAREPGDPAPPGGAPPNGDGAAARPVSMENGLGPAPGSPEKQPGSPSPPSIPETGQGTTKGEGGTPAPAALPGGSKEEEEKAKRLLYCALCKVAVNSLSQLEAHNKGTKHKTILEARSGLGPIKAYPRLGPPTPGEPEAPAQDRTFHCEICNVKVNSEVQLKQHISSRRHRDGVAGKPNPLLSRHKKPRGAAELAGTLTFSKELPKSLAGGLLPSPLAVAAVMAAAAGSPLSLRPAPAAPLLQGPPITHPLLHPAPGPIRTAHGPILFSPY; encoded by the exons ATGATCCTCG GCAGCCTGAGCCGGGCagggcccctccctctgcttcggCAGCCCCCCATCATGCAGCCCCCGCTGGACCTCAAGCAGATCCTGCCCTTCCCACTGGAGCCggcccccaccctgggcctctTCAGCAACTACAGCACT ATGGACCCTGTGCAGAAGGCCGTCCTGTCCCACACTTTCGGGGGGCCCCTGCTCAAGACCAAGCGGCCCGTCATCTCCTGCAACGTCTGTCAAATCCGCTTCAATTCCCAG agccaggctgaggcccacTACAAGGGCAATCGCCACGCCCGAAGAGTCAAAGGCATCGAGGCTGCCAAGACGCGAGGCAGGGAGCCCGGCGCCCGGGAACCCGGAGACCCAGCTCCCCCGGGCGGCGCCCCCCCAAACGGGGATGGTGCAGCGGCCCGTCCAG TTTCCATGGAGAATGGACTGGGTCCAGCCCCGGGATCCCCAGAGAAACAGCCTGGCTCCCCATCTCCTCCCAGCATTCCGGAGACTGGTCAGGGTACAACCAAGGGTGAAGGCGGGACTCCAGCCCCAGCTGCCCTGCCGGGGGGCagcaaggaagaagaggaaaaggccAAGCGGCTGCTCTACTGTGCTCTGTGCAAGGTGGCAGTGAACTCCCTGTCCCAGCTTGAGGCTCACAACAAAG GTACTAAGCACAAGACCATTCTGGAGGCCCGAAGTGGGCTGGGCCCCATCAAAGCTTACCCTCGCCTGGGGCCGCCCACTCCCGGGGAACCGGAGGCCCCTGCCCAGGACCGAACCTTCCACTGTGAGATCTGCAATGTCAAGGTCAACTCGGAGGTCCAGCTGAAACAG CACATTTCCAGCCGGCGGCACCGAGACGGCGTGGCCGGGAAGCCCAACCCGCTCCTGAGCCGTCACAAGAAGCCTAGGGGCGCGGCGGAGCTGGCG GGCACGCTGACTTTCTCCAAGGAGCTGCCCAAGTCCCTGGCGGGCGgcctgctccccagccccctgGCGGTGGCTGCGGTGATGGCAGCGGCCGCGGGCTCCCCGCTGTCcctgcgccccgccccggccgcgcctCTCCTCCAGGGACCGCCCATCACCCACCCCTTGCTCCACCCGGCCCCCGGGCCCATCCGAACTGCGCACGGACCCATCCTCTTCTCCCCCTACTGA
- the ZNF385A gene encoding zinc finger protein 385A isoform X1, whose translation MQPPLDLKQILPFPLEPAPTLGLFSNYSTMDPVQKAVLSHTFGGPLLKTKRPVISCNVCQIRFNSQSQAEAHYKGNRHARRVKGIEAAKTRGREPGAREPGDPAPPGGAPPNGDGAAARPVSMENGLGPAPGSPEKQPGSPSPPSIPETGQGTTKGEGGTPAPAALPGGSKEEEEKAKRLLYCALCKVAVNSLSQLEAHNKGTKHKTILEARSGLGPIKAYPRLGPPTPGEPEAPAQDRTFHCEICNVKVNSEVQLKQHISSRRHRDGVAGKPNPLLSRHKKPRGAAELAGTLTFSKELPKSLAGGLLPSPLAVAAVMAAAAGSPLSLRPAPAAPLLQGPPITHPLLHPAPGPIRTAHGPILFSPY comes from the exons ATGCAGCCCCCGCTGGACCTCAAGCAGATCCTGCCCTTCCCACTGGAGCCggcccccaccctgggcctctTCAGCAACTACAGCACT ATGGACCCTGTGCAGAAGGCCGTCCTGTCCCACACTTTCGGGGGGCCCCTGCTCAAGACCAAGCGGCCCGTCATCTCCTGCAACGTCTGTCAAATCCGCTTCAATTCCCAG agccaggctgaggcccacTACAAGGGCAATCGCCACGCCCGAAGAGTCAAAGGCATCGAGGCTGCCAAGACGCGAGGCAGGGAGCCCGGCGCCCGGGAACCCGGAGACCCAGCTCCCCCGGGCGGCGCCCCCCCAAACGGGGATGGTGCAGCGGCCCGTCCAG TTTCCATGGAGAATGGACTGGGTCCAGCCCCGGGATCCCCAGAGAAACAGCCTGGCTCCCCATCTCCTCCCAGCATTCCGGAGACTGGTCAGGGTACAACCAAGGGTGAAGGCGGGACTCCAGCCCCAGCTGCCCTGCCGGGGGGCagcaaggaagaagaggaaaaggccAAGCGGCTGCTCTACTGTGCTCTGTGCAAGGTGGCAGTGAACTCCCTGTCCCAGCTTGAGGCTCACAACAAAG GTACTAAGCACAAGACCATTCTGGAGGCCCGAAGTGGGCTGGGCCCCATCAAAGCTTACCCTCGCCTGGGGCCGCCCACTCCCGGGGAACCGGAGGCCCCTGCCCAGGACCGAACCTTCCACTGTGAGATCTGCAATGTCAAGGTCAACTCGGAGGTCCAGCTGAAACAG CACATTTCCAGCCGGCGGCACCGAGACGGCGTGGCCGGGAAGCCCAACCCGCTCCTGAGCCGTCACAAGAAGCCTAGGGGCGCGGCGGAGCTGGCG GGCACGCTGACTTTCTCCAAGGAGCTGCCCAAGTCCCTGGCGGGCGgcctgctccccagccccctgGCGGTGGCTGCGGTGATGGCAGCGGCCGCGGGCTCCCCGCTGTCcctgcgccccgccccggccgcgcctCTCCTCCAGGGACCGCCCATCACCCACCCCTTGCTCCACCCGGCCCCCGGGCCCATCCGAACTGCGCACGGACCCATCCTCTTCTCCCCCTACTGA
- the ZNF385A gene encoding zinc finger protein 385A isoform X3, translated as MDPVQKAVLSHTFGGPLLKTKRPVISCNVCQIRFNSQSQAEAHYKGNRHARRVKGIEAAKTRGREPGAREPGDPAPPGGAPPNGDGAAARPVSMENGLGPAPGSPEKQPGSPSPPSIPETGQGTTKGEGGTPAPAALPGGSKEEEEKAKRLLYCALCKVAVNSLSQLEAHNKGTKHKTILEARSGLGPIKAYPRLGPPTPGEPEAPAQDRTFHCEICNVKVNSEVQLKQHISSRRHRDGVAGKPNPLLSRHKKPRGAAELAGTLTFSKELPKSLAGGLLPSPLAVAAVMAAAAGSPLSLRPAPAAPLLQGPPITHPLLHPAPGPIRTAHGPILFSPY; from the exons ATGGACCCTGTGCAGAAGGCCGTCCTGTCCCACACTTTCGGGGGGCCCCTGCTCAAGACCAAGCGGCCCGTCATCTCCTGCAACGTCTGTCAAATCCGCTTCAATTCCCAG agccaggctgaggcccacTACAAGGGCAATCGCCACGCCCGAAGAGTCAAAGGCATCGAGGCTGCCAAGACGCGAGGCAGGGAGCCCGGCGCCCGGGAACCCGGAGACCCAGCTCCCCCGGGCGGCGCCCCCCCAAACGGGGATGGTGCAGCGGCCCGTCCAG TTTCCATGGAGAATGGACTGGGTCCAGCCCCGGGATCCCCAGAGAAACAGCCTGGCTCCCCATCTCCTCCCAGCATTCCGGAGACTGGTCAGGGTACAACCAAGGGTGAAGGCGGGACTCCAGCCCCAGCTGCCCTGCCGGGGGGCagcaaggaagaagaggaaaaggccAAGCGGCTGCTCTACTGTGCTCTGTGCAAGGTGGCAGTGAACTCCCTGTCCCAGCTTGAGGCTCACAACAAAG GTACTAAGCACAAGACCATTCTGGAGGCCCGAAGTGGGCTGGGCCCCATCAAAGCTTACCCTCGCCTGGGGCCGCCCACTCCCGGGGAACCGGAGGCCCCTGCCCAGGACCGAACCTTCCACTGTGAGATCTGCAATGTCAAGGTCAACTCGGAGGTCCAGCTGAAACAG CACATTTCCAGCCGGCGGCACCGAGACGGCGTGGCCGGGAAGCCCAACCCGCTCCTGAGCCGTCACAAGAAGCCTAGGGGCGCGGCGGAGCTGGCG GGCACGCTGACTTTCTCCAAGGAGCTGCCCAAGTCCCTGGCGGGCGgcctgctccccagccccctgGCGGTGGCTGCGGTGATGGCAGCGGCCGCGGGCTCCCCGCTGTCcctgcgccccgccccggccgcgcctCTCCTCCAGGGACCGCCCATCACCCACCCCTTGCTCCACCCGGCCCCCGGGCCCATCCGAACTGCGCACGGACCCATCCTCTTCTCCCCCTACTGA
- the GPR84 gene encoding G-protein coupled receptor 84: MWNTSDANFSCYHESVLGYRYAAVVWGVVVAVTGTAGNALTLLALAIQPKLRTRFNLLIANLTVADLLYCTLLQPFSVDTYLHLRWRTGATFCRVFGLLLFASNSVSILTLCLIALARYLLIAHPKLFPRVFSAKGMLLALVSTWVVAVGSFAPLWSVYVLVPVVCTCSFDRIRGRPYTTILMGIYFVLGLSSVGVFYCLIHRQVKRAAQALDRYKQASVRSNHVAGIEATPGRFQELDSGLASERPSEGTSSEPASSATAQTLEWAPSELGDQHGREEAQQRAEKGRPGAPARTRPAQRAPRTQDSPSEFGKVTRMCFAVFLCFSLSYIPFLLLNILDAKAEAPRVVHMLAANLTWLNGCINPLLYAAMNRHFRQAYASLLRRGPQSFRRFH; this comes from the coding sequence ATGTGGAACACCTCCGATGCCAACTTCTCCTGCTACCATGAGTCCGTTCTGGGCTACCGTTACGCTGCAGTTGTGTGGGGGGTGGTGGTCGCTGTCACAGGCACCGCGGGCAACGCGCTCACCCTGCTGGCCTTGGCCATCCAGCCCAAGCTCCGCACCCGCTTCAACCTGCTCATCGCCAACCTCACGGTGGCCGACCTGCTCTACTGCACCCTCCTCCAGCCCTTCTCCGTGGACACCTACCTCCACCTGCGCTGGCGCACTGGCGCCACCTTCTGCAGGGTCTTCGGGCTCCTCCTCTTTGCGTCCAACTCTGTGTCcatcctcaccctctgcctcatCGCCCTGGCCCGCTACCTCCTTATTGCCCACCCTAAGCTCTTTCCCCGGGTCTTCAGTGCCAAGGGCATGCTGCTGGCCCTGGTGAGCACTTGGGTGGTGGCCGTAGGCAGCTTTGCCCCTCTCTGGTCCGTCTATGTCTTGGTGCCCGTGGTCTGCACCTGCAGCTTTGACCGCATCCGAGGCCGGCCCTACACCACCATCCTCATGGGCATCTACTTCGTGCTGGGTCTCAGCAGCGTTGGCGTCTTCTATTGCCTCATCCACCGCCAGGTGAAGCGAGCAGCCCAGGCGCTGGATCGGTACAAGCAGGCAAGCGTCCGCTCCAACCATGTGGCTGGGATAGAGGCGACCCCCGGCCGTTTCCAGGAGCTGGACAGCGGGCTGGCGTCAGAGAGGCCCAGCGAGGGCACCTCGTCCGAGCCAGCCAGCTCTGCCACGGCCCAGACCCTGGAATGGGCCCCTTCAGAGCTGGGGGACCAGCACGGCAGGGAGGAAGCTCAGCAGAGGGCAGAGAAGGGCCGGCCAGGAGCACCCGCCAGGACCAGGCCAGCCCAAAGAGCCCCGAGAACTCAGGACTCCCCATCGGAGTTTGGGAAAGTGACTCGGATGTGTTTTGCTgtgttcctctgcttctccctgagcTACATCCCCTTCTTGCTGCTCAACATCCTGGATGCCAAGGCCGAGGCTCCTCGGGTTGTCCACATGCTCGCTGCCAACCTCACCTGGCTCAACGGTTGCATCAACCCCCTGCTCTACGCGGCCATGAACCGGCACTTCCGCCAAGCCTACGCCTCCCTCCTGAGACGAGGGCCCCAGAGTTTCCGTAGGTTCCACTAG